In Leptospiraceae bacterium, one DNA window encodes the following:
- a CDS encoding ATP-dependent Clp protease ATP-binding subunit: MLDFTKRAKRVINEMAQDEAKRLGSDFIGPEHILLGLLKEDDSVAIKILSNLNINLNDLKKEIERRTRENSGNLLLDLSSGQDKYQKIVESAREEAKRLKHNYVGTEHILLALLRDNNNIAGGALSSFSVNYNVIKSEIMRLLGAPPVSPVGVAAGAGSQTSHSQSTKAEKSKTPILDEFGRDLTTLARDGKLDPVVGRSKEIERVIQILSRKTKNNPVLIGESGVGKTAIVEGLALSIVQKTVPDLLFEKRVISLDLAGLIAGTKYRGEFEERLKKIMKEITSSTNIIIFIDELHTLIGAGAAEGAVDAANILKPALARGELQCIGATTNTEYRKYVEKDSALERRFQTVKVAEPSVDDAIQILQGLKKAYEAHHKVRYTPRALEQAVKMSHRYINDRYLPDKAIDIIDEAGAKARLANCARPQEIKEMEEEIRLLSLKKEEMVRSQEYEKAASVRDEVNRKKILIDEKTQAWQEKMEGFAVSIDEDAILSVVSMWTGIPLEKMEETENDKLLKMEESLRDRIVGQKEAIENVARAVRRARTGFKNERRPTGSFIFLGPTGVGKTELAKALAVFLFGKEDHLLRVDMSEYMEPHSVSRLIGAPPGYVGYDDGGQLTEFVRRKPYSIVLLDEIEKAHHDIFNVLLQIMEEGNLTDTKGRKVNFRDTILIMTSNIGAKEIQKGGRLGFEDIEGDKEKAKSEITRDELKKYFNPEFLNRVDEVIYFHPLKPEEIVSIVDIMVKDFNKRLLDRKIKIDMTDSAKNRMAKIGYDEQYGARPLRRIFQRELEDYMAMQLLKGAYSNPTIIKVDCVEERFLYEETQWTDYNSVELVKDKPSEEGLNNPEEKEPVLV; encoded by the coding sequence ATGCTGGATTTTACAAAAAGAGCAAAAAGAGTCATTAACGAAATGGCTCAGGACGAGGCAAAAAGATTAGGAAGTGATTTTATTGGTCCAGAGCATATTTTACTCGGTCTTTTAAAAGAGGATGATTCTGTTGCAATTAAAATATTATCCAACTTAAATATCAATTTAAACGATTTAAAAAAGGAAATAGAAAGAAGAACTCGCGAAAATTCTGGAAACCTGCTACTCGATTTAAGTTCAGGTCAAGACAAGTATCAGAAGATAGTAGAAAGTGCAAGAGAAGAAGCGAAAAGGCTAAAACATAATTATGTAGGGACAGAGCATATACTTCTCGCACTCTTACGAGATAATAATAATATCGCTGGAGGGGCACTTTCTTCTTTTAGCGTAAATTATAATGTAATTAAAAGTGAAATTATGAGATTGTTAGGCGCGCCTCCCGTGAGTCCTGTAGGTGTTGCTGCGGGAGCCGGTTCCCAAACATCTCACTCTCAATCGACAAAAGCAGAAAAGAGCAAAACTCCCATATTGGATGAATTTGGCAGGGACTTAACAACTCTTGCAAGAGACGGAAAGTTAGACCCTGTTGTAGGAAGAAGTAAGGAAATAGAAAGAGTGATTCAGATTCTTTCTAGAAAAACAAAAAATAATCCAGTCTTAATCGGTGAATCCGGTGTTGGAAAAACTGCAATCGTAGAAGGACTTGCGCTTTCTATAGTGCAAAAGACTGTACCAGATTTGTTGTTTGAAAAAAGAGTGATTTCTTTGGATTTAGCCGGTTTAATAGCCGGAACAAAGTATAGGGGGGAATTTGAAGAGAGGTTAAAAAAAATTATGAAAGAGATCACCTCTTCAACAAATATAATTATATTTATCGATGAGCTTCATACTCTCATAGGTGCAGGCGCAGCCGAAGGCGCTGTGGACGCTGCCAATATATTGAAACCAGCGCTTGCGAGAGGTGAGTTGCAGTGTATCGGTGCAACCACAAATACAGAATACAGAAAATATGTAGAAAAAGATTCTGCACTTGAAAGAAGATTTCAAACAGTGAAGGTGGCAGAGCCTTCAGTTGATGATGCGATCCAGATTTTACAAGGATTGAAAAAGGCTTATGAAGCTCATCACAAAGTGCGATATACTCCAAGGGCCTTAGAGCAAGCGGTTAAGATGTCGCATAGATATATAAATGATCGTTATCTTCCTGATAAGGCTATTGATATAATTGATGAAGCAGGTGCAAAAGCAAGACTTGCCAATTGTGCAAGACCTCAAGAAATCAAAGAAATGGAAGAAGAGATTCGATTGTTGTCTTTGAAAAAAGAAGAAATGGTACGCTCTCAGGAATACGAGAAAGCAGCAAGTGTGCGAGACGAGGTGAATCGCAAAAAGATTCTAATAGACGAAAAAACCCAAGCATGGCAAGAAAAGATGGAAGGCTTTGCAGTATCTATTGACGAAGATGCGATTCTTTCTGTAGTTTCTATGTGGACAGGCATTCCTCTCGAAAAAATGGAAGAAACAGAAAATGATAAGCTATTAAAGATGGAAGAATCTTTAAGAGACCGAATCGTAGGACAAAAAGAAGCTATTGAAAATGTAGCAAGGGCAGTGAGAAGAGCAAGAACCGGATTTAAAAATGAAAGAAGACCTACCGGATCGTTTATATTCCTCGGACCCACCGGTGTAGGAAAAACAGAGCTTGCTAAGGCTTTGGCAGTATTTTTATTCGGGAAAGAAGACCACCTGTTGAGAGTTGACATGAGTGAATACATGGAGCCCCACTCTGTAAGCAGACTAATCGGTGCTCCTCCCGGATATGTGGGTTACGATGACGGTGGACAGTTGACCGAATTTGTAAGACGTAAGCCTTATTCGATTGTTCTCTTAGACGAGATAGAAAAAGCTCACCACGATATTTTTAATGTACTTTTGCAAATTATGGAAGAAGGAAACCTTACCGACACCAAGGGAAGAAAAGTAAATTTTAGAGATACTATTTTGATTATGACCTCGAACATTGGTGCCAAGGAAATTCAAAAAGGCGGTCGGTTGGGATTTGAAGACATAGAAGGCGACAAAGAAAAAGCGAAAAGCGAAATTACCCGAGATGAATTGAAAAAATACTTCAATCCGGAGTTTTTAAACAGAGTGGATGAAGTAATTTATTTTCATCCTTTGAAACCGGAGGAAATTGTATCTATCGTGGATATTATGGTAAAAGATTTTAATAAACGGCTCTTGGATCGAAAAATCAAAATTGATATGACTGATTCTGCAAAAAACAGAATGGCAAAAATCGGATACGACGAACAATATGGTGCAAGACCACTTCGCAGAATTTTTCAAAGAGAATTGGAAGACTATATGGCGATGCAACTTTTAAAAGGAGCGTATTCCAACCCGACTATTATCAAGGTGGATTGTGTAGAAGAAAGATTTTTGTATGAAGAAACTCAATGGACTGATTACAATTCTGTCGAATTAGTGAAAGATAAACCAAGCGAAGAGGGCTTGAATAATCCTGAAGAAAAAGAGCCAGTATTAGTCTAA
- a CDS encoding ABC transporter ATP-binding protein, protein MALVEIKNLNKSYFKSEKGVPILTNLDFTVLANEIVSVEGSSGVGKSTLLNILGAMDNFESGKVVVCGESLSDMKEREKERFRREKISFIFQHHLLLPDFTALENVMMPLLISGVKKNKARSQSLEILERVGLISRTENYPSEISGGESARVGVARALVAKKQLILADEPTGNLDRENSRNLMGLVLGLQKEFQFSMILVTHDMELASLAFKRNRIVSGKLQPI, encoded by the coding sequence ATGGCTCTGGTAGAAATTAAAAATCTGAACAAGTCTTATTTCAAAAGCGAGAAAGGCGTTCCTATTTTAACCAATTTAGATTTTACTGTTTTAGCGAATGAGATTGTTTCTGTAGAAGGCTCTTCAGGTGTCGGTAAATCCACTTTGTTGAATATACTTGGTGCAATGGATAATTTTGAAAGCGGCAAAGTTGTAGTTTGTGGGGAAAGTCTGTCTGATATGAAAGAGAGGGAAAAAGAAAGATTCAGGAGAGAAAAAATTTCTTTTATTTTTCAACACCATTTACTGCTTCCTGATTTTACTGCTTTGGAAAATGTAATGATGCCACTACTCATTTCAGGTGTTAAAAAAAATAAGGCGAGGTCTCAGTCGTTAGAAATTTTAGAGAGAGTGGGGCTTATCTCAAGAACAGAAAATTATCCCTCCGAAATTTCAGGTGGAGAAAGTGCAAGAGTAGGAGTGGCAAGGGCACTGGTTGCAAAAAAGCAATTGATTTTGGCAGACGAGCCGACCGGAAATTTAGACAGAGAAAATTCTAGAAATTTAATGGGACTTGTTTTAGGACTTCAAAAAGAGTTTCAATTTTCCATGATTCTTGTAACCCACGACATGGAGCTTGCATCTTTGGCTTTCAAGCGAAATCGAATTGTTTCCGGAAAATTACAACCAATATAG
- a CDS encoding ABC transporter permease, whose protein sequence is MAVGVSLLVIVLSIFNGFQKQVKESLWSGGSHVTIENNYESGEIQNYQKIIDLVLKNKYLKERVVSIQGNITSHGLLQNSTSFIPIMIRAVPMEATSSSDLNFTNLPHLTYYNRDEVRLMNSKNYILIGKEMASLYGYSLGKTITVAVPGGTFTVGKGVEVNVESFRVSGFFRTGYYNYDSRFIFLSLPVAQKLFKLKGSVNQIIIKVKSLDDLVRVKSTLLEIFNDPDFDPEIKVRTSLTVRTIAEEQENFLAALKLEKTIISIIVFLFIVLAALGMVATVYSLVRSKQKSIGTLKALGLSSNSILLIFTLNSMIIGVLASSVGGMIGIFGANQLESIINALSEIINLIGSAIYQSDWRTVELVPKDIYYFDHLPVDIDISFIFMVTTAATILSGIAGYFPARWAARLNPIDTIRNE, encoded by the coding sequence ATGGCAGTAGGCGTATCTTTATTGGTGATTGTATTATCTATCTTTAACGGATTCCAAAAACAGGTCAAAGAATCTCTCTGGTCGGGAGGCTCTCATGTTACAATTGAGAATAATTACGAATCTGGGGAAATTCAGAATTACCAGAAAATTATTGATCTTGTACTAAAAAATAAATATTTAAAAGAAAGGGTTGTTTCTATTCAAGGAAATATCACAAGCCACGGTCTTTTACAAAATAGTACATCTTTTATTCCGATAATGATTCGAGCAGTTCCTATGGAGGCTACAAGCTCGTCTGATCTGAATTTTACGAACCTACCTCATCTGACTTATTACAATAGAGACGAGGTGAGGTTAATGAATTCTAAAAATTATATTCTCATAGGAAAGGAAATGGCTTCTCTCTATGGCTATTCTTTAGGAAAAACTATTACAGTAGCAGTGCCGGGCGGTACTTTTACTGTCGGAAAAGGGGTAGAGGTGAATGTTGAGTCTTTTAGGGTTTCTGGTTTTTTTAGAACAGGGTATTACAACTACGACTCCAGATTTATTTTTCTTTCTCTTCCGGTTGCACAAAAACTTTTTAAACTGAAAGGCTCGGTCAATCAAATTATTATCAAGGTAAAGTCTTTAGATGATTTAGTAAGAGTCAAGTCCACTCTACTTGAGATTTTTAATGATCCTGATTTTGATCCTGAAATTAAAGTGCGAACATCTCTCACAGTCAGAACAATTGCAGAAGAGCAGGAAAATTTTCTGGCAGCTTTGAAATTGGAAAAAACAATTATTTCTATTATCGTATTTTTATTCATAGTACTTGCTGCACTTGGAATGGTGGCTACTGTATATTCGCTCGTGCGCTCCAAACAAAAATCTATCGGGACACTAAAAGCCTTAGGCTTATCTTCCAATTCCATACTTTTGATTTTTACTTTGAACTCCATGATTATAGGAGTTTTGGCTTCGAGTGTAGGGGGGATGATCGGTATATTCGGAGCCAACCAATTGGAGTCAATAATCAATGCGTTAAGCGAAATCATCAATTTAATCGGGTCTGCAATTTATCAAAGCGATTGGCGGACTGTTGAGTTAGTTCCAAAAGACATTTACTACTTTGATCACTTGCCTGTGGACATTGATATTTCATTTATATTTATGGTGACAACTGCTGCGACTATTTTGTCTGGAATAGCCGGGTATTTCCCTGCAAGGTGGGCAGCGAGACTCAACCCGATAGATACGATAAGGAACGAATAA
- a CDS encoding ParA family protein, with protein sequence MKQILCITNQKGGVGKTTTSVHIAVGLAKKGERTLLIDLDPQGNSSSIFVSKETDSEKTIYPVFRDKIAPIQNLISETRIENLKIIPSNIKLSEVDSILSGKLDGFFMLRDSMEMIKEDFDYVVIDCPPSLSMLTLNALVAGTGIIIPLQVSKFSIDGIEGILDIYETVTKRYNPNLKIFGALLSMFNPRTSISQAVVPQIQQYLKLFRTTLPVSVAVEESHLMQKTLFEYQKKNKVALAYEGLVEDILEIG encoded by the coding sequence ATGAAACAAATACTATGTATCACGAATCAAAAGGGTGGGGTAGGAAAAACTACTACTTCAGTGCATATCGCAGTCGGGCTTGCAAAAAAAGGGGAGAGGACTCTACTCATCGACTTGGACCCCCAGGGAAATTCGTCGAGTATTTTTGTTAGCAAGGAAACCGACTCAGAAAAAACTATTTACCCGGTGTTTAGGGACAAGATCGCTCCAATTCAAAATTTAATATCTGAGACTCGTATCGAAAATTTGAAGATTATCCCTTCTAACATAAAGTTATCTGAGGTTGACAGTATTTTGTCCGGCAAACTCGATGGGTTTTTCATGTTACGGGATTCCATGGAAATGATAAAAGAAGACTTTGATTATGTGGTGATTGATTGTCCTCCAAGCCTTTCAATGCTTACGTTAAATGCTTTAGTTGCAGGGACGGGGATAATTATTCCATTACAAGTGTCAAAATTTTCTATTGATGGGATTGAGGGGATTCTTGATATTTATGAAACTGTTACAAAAAGGTACAACCCGAATTTAAAAATATTTGGAGCTTTACTTTCTATGTTCAATCCCCGAACTTCTATTTCGCAGGCAGTTGTCCCTCAAATACAGCAATATTTAAAATTATTTCGCACAACCCTTCCGGTTTCTGTGGCAGTCGAGGAATCCCATCTTATGCAAAAGACTTTGTTTGAATACCAGAAGAAAAATAAGGTGGCCTTGGCTTATGAGGGGTTGGTAGAGGATATCTTAGAAATTGGCTAA
- a CDS encoding type II toxin-antitoxin system mRNA interferase toxin, RelE/StbE family, whose translation MLNNFEIAETESFISKIKETKYKKIYKKIREYIYPQLKLNPFFGNNIKKLKGEFEGVYRYRIGDYRLFYQIKNKQVLIIILDISERKDSYR comes from the coding sequence TTGTTAAATAATTTTGAAATTGCTGAAACGGAAAGTTTTATTTCAAAAATTAAAGAAACGAAATATAAAAAGATTTATAAAAAAATTCGAGAATACATTTATCCACAATTAAAATTGAATCCTTTTTTTGGAAATAACATCAAAAAGTTAAAGGGTGAATTTGAAGGTGTTTATCGGTATCGTATTGGCGATTATCGTTTGTTTTATCAAATTAAAAATAAGCAAGTATTAATAATCATTCTTGATATCTCCGAAAGAAAAGATTCTTACAGATAA
- a CDS encoding CopG family transcriptional regulator, which yields MKTVTVRVDDNVYNLLKKAADGERRTISNFMENASLSYLTNEIYISDIEMEQILNDHSLIKSLKTGINEAKKGKYKFVK from the coding sequence ATGAAAACCGTTACTGTTCGTGTAGATGATAATGTATATAATTTATTGAAAAAAGCTGCAGATGGAGAAAGGAGGACTATTTCTAATTTTATGGAAAACGCATCTTTATCCTATTTGACTAATGAAATTTATATTTCAGATATAGAGATGGAACAAATTTTAAACGATCATTCGTTAATCAAAAGCCTTAAAACGGGAATTAATGAAGCGAAGAAGGGAAAGTATAAATTTGTTAAATAA